The Candidatus Dependentiae bacterium genome includes a window with the following:
- the rplT gene encoding 50S ribosomal protein L20: protein MTRVKRGLATKQRHKRLLKQAKGYWGQRSNIIRRAKETVLRAMAYAYKGRKLKKRDMRGLFITRIGAASNERGMPYNKFMHGLMKANVSLNRKMLSQLAIFEPEAFSQLVQLAQQ, encoded by the coding sequence ATGACTCGTGTAAAACGTGGACTCGCAACTAAGCAACGTCATAAAAGATTATTAAAACAGGCTAAGGGTTATTGGGGGCAACGCTCCAATATTATTCGTCGTGCAAAAGAAACTGTGCTACGCGCAATGGCTTATGCTTATAAAGGCAGAAAGCTGAAAAAGCGTGATATGCGTGGGCTTTTCATCACCCGAATTGGTGCCGCTTCTAACGAGCGCGGTATGCCGTACAATAAATTTATGCATGGTCTTATGAAAGCCAATGTTTCTCTAAATCGTAAGATGCTTAGTCAACTTGCAATTTTCGAACCAGAAGCATTTTCACAACTGGTGCAACTCGCGCAACAATAG
- a CDS encoding TIGR00282 family metallophosphoesterase, giving the protein MSIIRILLLGDVVGPAGCAMVQKHLAKLREKYAINGVIVNGENSADGRGITPKLMHFFKHLGVDVVTSGNHIWHHKDIFEYLKYNTDLLRPENFPNECPGTGVTTFSINGQIIGVVNIQGRVFMREHLSCPFKAVDSALTFLQSKTKTIIVDFHAETTAEKIAMGFFLDGRVSAVVGTHTHVQTADERVLPNGTAFITDLGMAGSLNSMIGMKKDAIIRNFITQMPVKFVVETEKPYFMCGVVIEIDIATGKALKIDRIRIDDNELNVA; this is encoded by the coding sequence ATGAGCATTATACGAATTTTACTCCTAGGTGATGTTGTTGGGCCTGCTGGATGCGCGATGGTGCAAAAGCATTTGGCGAAATTGCGAGAAAAATACGCGATAAATGGCGTCATTGTTAATGGTGAAAATAGCGCAGATGGCCGCGGCATTACGCCTAAATTAATGCACTTTTTTAAACATTTAGGTGTTGACGTTGTCACCAGCGGGAATCATATTTGGCATCACAAAGATATTTTTGAATATTTAAAATATAATACCGATCTACTTCGCCCTGAAAATTTTCCAAACGAATGCCCGGGAACGGGAGTTACTACGTTTTCAATTAACGGGCAAATAATTGGGGTGGTAAATATTCAAGGGCGCGTTTTTATGCGCGAGCACCTTTCGTGCCCGTTTAAGGCCGTAGATTCTGCGCTCACTTTTTTGCAATCAAAGACAAAAACAATCATTGTGGATTTTCATGCTGAAACAACGGCAGAGAAAATTGCGATGGGTTTTTTCTTGGATGGAAGAGTTAGTGCCGTTGTTGGAACCCATACCCATGTACAAACTGCTGATGAGCGCGTTCTGCCAAACGGTACCGCGTTTATTACCGATTTAGGAATGGCGGGTTCTCTTAATTCTATGATCGGAATGAAAAAAGACGCGATTATTAGAAATTTTATTACGCAAATGCCGGTAAAATTTGTTGTAGAAACAGAAAAGCCGTATTTTATGTGCGGTGTGGTTATCGAAATTGATATTGCGACCGGAAAAGCGTTAAAGATTGACCGCATTCGCATTGATGATAACGAATTGAATGTGGCCTAG
- a CDS encoding cell division protein ZapA, translating to MKREAKKYTVMLLGEPYTLISDEPEMHIMQAVSRVDALMNELSESLKSKDAKRVAALAALQFAHKNLSFEEQLRSYQDELIARINRLTGS from the coding sequence ATGAAGCGGGAAGCAAAAAAATATACGGTCATGCTTTTAGGTGAACCGTATACGCTGATCAGCGATGAACCAGAAATGCACATCATGCAAGCAGTTTCCCGAGTCGATGCGCTTATGAACGAATTGAGCGAAAGCCTTAAGAGCAAGGACGCTAAGCGCGTTGCAGCACTTGCGGCACTTCAATTTGCTCATAAAAACCTATCGTTTGAAGAACAGTTACGTTCTTACCAAGACGAACTTATTGCACGGATTAACCGCCTGACGGGATCGTAG
- the rny gene encoding ribonuclease Y has product MMTLLLQLGGVAVALAFIGGIAVLIFARSKYKQAQRFFDEAVNTTKNIKRDIENERRESLLRLKDELHKRRSEFDLDMKRERLELERFQSKLNAKYETLEKKEQRIEELTQEIQQKERNLSRANDRLLVSENKIKAVYTELIAKLESITGMTRDEARKELYNTLDEEVRMSSQKWIQKVEEEARQTAKDKSNNIVVTAMQRYIADQVAPHSSGIVHLPSEDMKGRIIGKEGRNIKALEMATGMEFVIGDIPEIITISGFNPIRREVARRALEKLITDGRINPTRIEETVGQCEKEIDEMVQEMGKDVTLELNIQGLHPEIMTLLGKLFFRTSFSQNVLMHSKEVGLFSRMIAEELGLDGTMALRAGLLHDIGKAVSAEVEGPHALIGGDIAKRCGEDPLVVNAIAAHHEEIIFASIYSPIIMIADTISASRPGARRETLSAYIKRLEKLEDIACSFEGVKKSYALQAGREVRIIVEEEMLDDDAAATLARNIARKIELEMAFPGQIKVNVIREKRSIEYAR; this is encoded by the coding sequence ATGATGACGTTATTACTCCAGCTTGGGGGCGTCGCGGTCGCGTTAGCTTTTATTGGAGGCATCGCGGTACTTATTTTTGCGAGATCAAAGTATAAGCAAGCACAACGCTTCTTTGATGAAGCGGTTAATACCACAAAAAATATTAAGCGTGATATTGAAAACGAGCGTCGCGAATCGTTGCTACGACTCAAAGATGAGTTGCACAAGCGAAGAAGTGAATTTGATTTAGATATGAAGCGTGAGCGATTAGAGCTTGAACGTTTTCAAAGTAAATTGAATGCAAAGTACGAAACGCTTGAAAAAAAAGAGCAGCGCATTGAAGAGCTCACGCAAGAAATTCAGCAAAAAGAACGCAATCTTTCTCGTGCAAATGATCGTTTGCTAGTGAGTGAAAACAAAATTAAAGCTGTCTATACCGAGCTCATTGCAAAACTTGAAAGCATTACCGGTATGACGCGCGATGAAGCTCGCAAGGAGCTTTATAATACGCTTGATGAAGAAGTGCGCATGAGCAGCCAAAAATGGATTCAAAAAGTAGAAGAAGAAGCGCGCCAAACTGCTAAAGACAAATCAAATAACATTGTTGTAACTGCAATGCAGCGCTATATCGCTGATCAAGTTGCCCCACATTCTTCAGGTATCGTTCATTTACCAAGTGAAGATATGAAGGGCCGTATTATTGGTAAGGAAGGCCGCAATATCAAAGCGCTTGAAATGGCAACCGGTATGGAATTTGTCATTGGCGATATTCCAGAAATAATCACGATTTCGGGTTTCAATCCCATAAGACGAGAAGTTGCACGCCGTGCATTGGAAAAATTAATCACCGACGGCAGAATTAATCCAACTCGTATTGAAGAAACGGTTGGGCAATGCGAAAAAGAAATCGACGAAATGGTCCAGGAAATGGGCAAAGATGTAACGCTTGAACTTAATATTCAAGGCTTGCATCCTGAGATTATGACGTTGCTTGGAAAACTTTTCTTCCGTACCAGTTTCTCCCAAAACGTTTTGATGCACAGTAAAGAAGTTGGTCTGTTCTCTCGCATGATAGCGGAAGAACTTGGGCTTGATGGCACCATGGCACTTCGCGCTGGGTTGCTGCATGATATTGGTAAAGCAGTGAGCGCAGAAGTCGAAGGACCGCATGCATTAATTGGCGGCGATATTGCTAAACGATGTGGCGAAGATCCACTTGTTGTAAACGCGATTGCAGCGCATCATGAAGAAATTATTTTTGCTTCTATTTATAGCCCAATTATTATGATTGCCGATACGATTTCTGCATCGCGCCCCGGTGCTCGACGAGAAACACTTTCTGCGTATATTAAAAGGCTTGAAAAGCTTGAAGATATTGCATGTTCATTTGAAGGTGTGAAAAAATCATATGCATTGCAAGCTGGCAGAGAAGTTCGCATAATTGTTGAAGAAGAAATGCTGGATGATGATGCAGCAGCAACGTTGGCACGCAATATTGCGCGCAAGATCGAACTCGAAATGGCGTTTCCTGGGCAAATTAAAGTAAACGTAATTCGCGAGAAACGTTCAATCGAATATGCACGGTAG